A single window of bacterium DNA harbors:
- the rpmF gene encoding 50S ribosomal protein L32 has translation MPLPKRRHSSARRDKRRANWKAATPTVTECANCHQPKLSHRACPSCGYYKSRSVFLPRES, from the coding sequence ATGCCTCTACCCAAAAGAAGACACTCCAGTGCGCGCCGCGACAAACGACGGGCGAACTGGAAAGCAGCCACACCCACGGTGACCGAGTGCGCCAATTGCCATCAGCCCAAACTCTCCCACCGTGCTTGCCCCAGCTGTGGCTATTACAAAAGCCGTTCGGTCTTTTTGCCCAGAGAGTCATAA
- a CDS encoding DUF177 domain-containing protein has product MLRLEIASLSPGHYEEPRHAVAADLGLQQWAEFTAPIDIRLHLDKASDELIVQIDWQTVISSCCDRCAEPLQTSLSDSLTVVYTWNPEEYGGEAEEEVVLISESTREVDLADPLRQSLILALPAKQLCSDECRGLCSRCGANLNLEPCKCPPEPVDPRWEKLNQLLNRKN; this is encoded by the coding sequence GTGCTGCGTCTTGAAATCGCCAGTCTTTCGCCCGGCCACTATGAAGAGCCCCGGCATGCTGTTGCCGCGGATCTCGGGCTGCAGCAGTGGGCTGAATTCACGGCACCCATCGATATCCGGTTGCACCTTGACAAGGCTTCCGACGAACTCATCGTCCAGATCGATTGGCAGACCGTGATCTCCAGCTGCTGCGACCGCTGCGCGGAACCCTTGCAAACCTCCTTGAGCGACAGCCTTACGGTTGTCTATACCTGGAATCCGGAAGAATACGGAGGGGAGGCGGAAGAAGAGGTTGTTTTGATCAGCGAATCGACCCGTGAAGTCGATCTGGCCGATCCTTTGCGGCAAAGCCTGATTCTGGCGCTGCCTGCCAAGCAGCTGTGCAGCGACGAATGCCGGGGATTGTGCAGCCGCTGCGGCGCGAATCTGAATCTTGAACCCTGCAAGTGCCCGCCGGAACCTGTCGATCCGCGCTGGGAGAAACTCAATCAACTCCTTAACCGAAAGAATTAA
- the ndk gene encoding nucleoside-diphosphate kinase, translating into MQRTLAICKPDCVARQLTGQVLARIEAAGFRIVALKMIRMSPEQAEGFYTVHKGKPFFPELMKFMTEGPVVVAVLEKEGAVEAWRALMGATNPTNAEPGTLRRDLAESMTRNVVHGSDSPENACREIAFFFSESELLGAAK; encoded by the coding sequence ATGCAAAGAACACTTGCCATTTGCAAACCCGATTGTGTCGCCCGTCAGCTCACCGGCCAGGTATTGGCGCGGATCGAAGCGGCGGGTTTTCGCATCGTCGCCCTCAAGATGATCCGGATGTCCCCGGAACAGGCCGAGGGCTTTTATACAGTCCACAAGGGGAAGCCTTTTTTCCCCGAATTGATGAAATTTATGACCGAGGGGCCGGTTGTGGTCGCGGTCCTGGAGAAGGAGGGGGCGGTGGAGGCCTGGCGTGCCCTGATGGGAGCGACCAATCCCACGAATGCCGAGCCGGGCACGTTGCGCCGGGATCTGGCCGAGAGCATGACCCGTAATGTGGTGCATGGCTCCGATTCCCCGGAGAACGCTTGCCGCGAGATCGCTTTTTTCTTCAGCGAAAGCGAACTGCTGGGTGCGGCAAAATGA
- a CDS encoding 2-oxoacid:acceptor oxidoreductase family protein: MSFRYEIRLSGEGGQGLVLAGKILAEAAAVYDDLNATQSQSYGPEARGGASRSEVIISDEEIDYPKAVNIDLLLALTQESCDRYGRDLKPKGILLVDSEAVKRPPQGDFTVISVPIIGLARDRVGRALVANIVALGFIAGISNIVSEKSLRSAIEARVPKGTEQLNLSAFSIGLDEARAIMKEGQK; encoded by the coding sequence ATGAGCTTCCGTTATGAAATTCGCCTGAGCGGAGAAGGCGGTCAGGGGCTGGTGCTGGCGGGCAAGATTCTTGCCGAAGCGGCCGCAGTCTATGACGACCTCAATGCCACCCAGAGCCAGAGCTACGGTCCGGAGGCGCGCGGTGGTGCCAGCCGTTCGGAGGTGATCATTTCCGATGAAGAGATCGACTATCCCAAGGCGGTCAACATCGATCTGCTCCTGGCCCTCACCCAGGAGTCCTGTGACCGTTACGGCCGCGATCTCAAGCCGAAAGGGATTTTGCTGGTGGACAGCGAGGCGGTCAAGCGGCCGCCGCAAGGGGATTTCACCGTGATCAGCGTTCCGATCATCGGTCTGGCGCGCGACCGGGTGGGACGGGCGCTGGTCGCCAATATCGTCGCCCTCGGCTTTATTGCCGGGATCTCCAATATCGTCTCGGAAAAATCACTGCGTTCAGCGATCGAGGCCCGCGTCCCCAAGGGTACCGAGCAGCTCAATCTCTCCGCTTTCTCCATTGGCTTGGATGAGGCGCGCGCTATCATGAAGGAAGGCCAGAAATAG
- a CDS encoding 2-oxoacid:ferredoxin oxidoreductase subunit beta, translating into MMFNYDSYLRLDKFPLIWCSGCGDGIVLKAMIRAIDKLGLQKDDICMVSGIGCSSRLTGYVDFNTLHTTHGRALTFATGIKMAKPRLHVIVVTGDGDATAIGGNHYIHAARRNIDITVILFNNFIYGMTGGQVSPTTPKGKRASTAPFGNFENAFNISGLAQAAGASFVARATVYNAVQLEKIIQRAIEKKGFSLVEVLSPCPTAYGRRNREGTPVDMILQQKERNVNVAAVEKMTPEELEGKIVTGVLTDIERPECREEYQKLIDSLSKEGGPR; encoded by the coding sequence ATTATGTTCAATTATGACAGTTACTTGCGGCTGGACAAGTTCCCCCTGATCTGGTGTTCGGGCTGCGGGGACGGCATCGTTCTCAAGGCGATGATCCGCGCCATCGACAAGCTCGGGCTGCAAAAGGATGACATCTGCATGGTTTCCGGTATCGGCTGTTCCAGCCGGTTGACCGGCTATGTTGATTTCAATACCCTGCATACGACGCATGGGCGCGCCTTGACCTTTGCCACAGGAATCAAGATGGCCAAACCCCGGCTGCACGTCATCGTCGTCACCGGGGATGGCGACGCCACCGCCATCGGAGGCAACCACTACATTCACGCCGCACGTCGCAATATCGATATCACCGTAATCCTTTTTAATAATTTTATCTATGGCATGACCGGCGGCCAGGTTTCGCCGACCACCCCTAAGGGCAAGCGGGCCAGTACCGCCCCCTTTGGCAATTTTGAGAATGCCTTCAATATCAGTGGGCTCGCGCAGGCCGCCGGTGCCAGTTTTGTGGCGCGCGCCACGGTGTACAACGCCGTGCAGCTCGAAAAGATCATCCAGCGTGCGATCGAGAAGAAGGGATTTTCGCTGGTGGAGGTACTTTCCCCTTGTCCGACGGCGTATGGACGGCGCAACCGTGAGGGCACGCCGGTGGATATGATCCTGCAGCAAAAAGAGCGGAACGTCAACGTCGCTGCAGTAGAAAAGATGACGCCGGAGGAGCTTGAGGGCAAGATCGTAACCGGTGTACTGACCGATATCGAACGGCCTGAGTGCCGCGAAGAGTACCAAAAATTGATCGATTCACTCAGCAAGGAGGGAGGACCGCGATGA
- a CDS encoding 2-oxoacid:acceptor oxidoreductase subunit alpha — translation MAEEKRIRVLTGNEACAEGALAAGMRFYAGYPITPSSEVAEVLAVELPKLGGVFIQMEDEIASMGAIIGGSLAGVKSMTATSGPGFSLMQENIGFAAMAEVPCVVVNVMRGGPSTGLPTLPAQGDVMQARWGTHGDHPIIVLAPFSVAETYELTVRAFNLSEQYRTPVILLLDEIIGHVNEKVELIPAEQLETVNRTRPEEPPQEYKPYRHTASGVPPMVPYGEGYRFHVTGLAHDETGFPTNSAAEIGRLMERQHRKIEQARDHIVAVERFMMEDAEIGIIAYGSTARSARHAVRLAREAGKRVGLLRLKTLWPFAEVEIRSHLGQIKQWIVPEMNLGQMAHEVEWAVAGAVPVASLNKVNGDPISPAEICQVIPD, via the coding sequence ATGGCTGAAGAAAAGAGAATCCGGGTTCTGACCGGCAACGAGGCATGCGCCGAAGGCGCCCTGGCGGCCGGCATGCGCTTTTACGCGGGCTACCCCATCACCCCTTCGTCCGAGGTGGCCGAGGTGCTCGCCGTCGAGCTGCCGAAGCTCGGCGGGGTTTTCATCCAGATGGAGGATGAGATTGCCTCCATGGGAGCGATCATTGGTGGTTCGCTGGCGGGAGTTAAATCGATGACCGCGACCAGCGGGCCGGGTTTTTCCCTGATGCAGGAAAATATTGGCTTCGCCGCTATGGCGGAAGTGCCCTGCGTAGTCGTCAACGTCATGCGGGGCGGCCCCAGCACCGGCCTGCCCACCCTGCCCGCTCAGGGAGATGTCATGCAGGCGCGCTGGGGTACCCATGGGGATCATCCCATCATCGTGCTGGCCCCCTTCAGCGTGGCCGAAACCTATGAGCTGACCGTGCGCGCCTTCAACCTCTCCGAGCAATACCGGACCCCGGTCATCCTGCTGCTCGACGAGATCATCGGTCACGTTAATGAAAAGGTCGAGCTGATTCCCGCCGAACAGCTTGAGACTGTCAACCGGACCAGGCCGGAAGAACCACCGCAAGAGTACAAACCCTACCGCCATACCGCCTCCGGGGTGCCGCCGATGGTTCCCTACGGGGAGGGCTACCGGTTTCATGTCACCGGGCTGGCGCACGATGAAACCGGCTTTCCGACCAACAGCGCCGCGGAGATCGGCCGGTTGATGGAACGGCAACACCGCAAGATCGAACAAGCTCGCGACCATATCGTCGCGGTGGAACGGTTCATGATGGAGGATGCCGAGATCGGAATCATCGCCTACGGATCGACAGCCCGCTCGGCACGTCATGCCGTGCGCCTGGCGCGTGAAGCTGGCAAGCGGGTGGGACTGCTGCGGCTTAAGACGCTTTGGCCCTTCGCAGAGGTGGAGATCCGTTCGCATCTCGGCCAGATCAAGCAGTGGATTGTACCCGAGATGAATCTGGGGCAGATGGCCCATGAGGTCGAATGGGCGGTAGCTGGCGCCGTTCCGGTCGCCTCTCTCAATAAGGTCAACGGCGACCCGATCAGCCCCGCCGAAATCTGCCAGGTCATCCCCGATTGA
- a CDS encoding 4Fe-4S binding protein, whose amino-acid sequence MAEETLRRKREAVITINTAWCKGCVICVELCPERVLVMESGKAKVADLEKCTVCGLCELRCPDFAITVVDKNKTEKAGE is encoded by the coding sequence ATGGCCGAAGAAACGCTCCGCAGGAAACGGGAGGCGGTCATCACCATCAACACCGCCTGGTGCAAGGGGTGCGTCATCTGCGTCGAACTCTGCCCTGAAAGGGTCCTGGTGATGGAAAGCGGCAAGGCCAAAGTCGCCGATCTGGAGAAATGCACGGTTTGCGGCCTTTGCGAGCTGCGCTGCCCGGATTTCGCCATCACGGTCGTGGATAAAAACAAAACTGAAAAAGCAGGTGAATAG
- the arcC gene encoding carbamate kinase has product MPGAADHPIAVVALGGNAITREFEEGDIYQQFANTRRALMGVADLIERGYRLAITHGNGPQVGHALMRVEQTRHLVPPIPLGVIVADLEGGMGYMIEQSLINKLLLRGIRREVVTLLAQVVVDRNDPSIRHPTKFVGPFYRQEEVAELVEKRGYLIREDPGRGYRRVVPSPRPQQVVQANTIRRLVQEGTIVITAGGGGIPVYREEDGRLEGVDAVIDKDLASAVLAREIGATELYILTAVDRVALNFNKPGERFLDRLTIAGAQRYLAAGQFPQGSMGPKIEAAVQFIAAGGQKAIITSVERLSEALAGETGTTIVP; this is encoded by the coding sequence GTGCCTGGTGCAGCGGACCATCCGATTGCCGTCGTCGCCCTCGGCGGCAATGCCATCACCCGCGAGTTCGAGGAGGGCGACATCTATCAGCAGTTCGCCAATACCCGGCGCGCCCTGATGGGGGTTGCCGACCTGATAGAGCGCGGCTACCGCCTCGCCATCACCCATGGCAACGGCCCGCAGGTGGGGCATGCGCTGATGCGCGTCGAACAGACCCGGCATCTGGTGCCCCCGATACCGCTCGGGGTGATCGTCGCCGACCTTGAGGGTGGCATGGGCTATATGATCGAACAATCCCTGATCAATAAGCTGCTGTTGCGCGGCATCCGCCGCGAGGTGGTTACGCTACTGGCGCAAGTCGTAGTGGACCGGAACGATCCCTCCATCCGCCATCCGACTAAGTTCGTCGGCCCCTTCTACCGGCAGGAGGAGGTGGCCGAACTGGTCGAGAAACGCGGCTATCTCATCCGCGAGGATCCCGGGCGCGGCTATCGCCGAGTGGTACCCTCACCGCGGCCGCAACAGGTGGTTCAGGCGAACACGATCCGCCGGCTGGTGCAAGAGGGCACCATCGTCATCACCGCCGGCGGGGGAGGCATCCCCGTCTATCGCGAGGAAGATGGTCGGCTGGAAGGGGTGGACGCCGTCATCGACAAGGATCTGGCCTCGGCGGTGCTCGCCCGGGAGATCGGTGCGACCGAACTCTACATCCTCACCGCTGTCGACCGGGTCGCGCTGAATTTTAACAAACCGGGTGAACGCTTCCTCGACCGTCTGACGATTGCCGGGGCGCAGCGGTACCTTGCGGCGGGTCAGTTTCCGCAAGGCTCGATGGGGCCCAAAATCGAGGCAGCCGTACAGTTCATCGCGGCCGGGGGCCAAAAAGCGATCATCACCTCGGTCGAACGGTTGTCCGAAGCCCTGGCCGGTGAAACCGGGACCACCATTGTTCCGTAG
- a CDS encoding cyclic 2,3-diphosphoglycerate synthase — translation MSKRKAIIMGAAGRDFHNFNLYFRQNSDYEVVAFTATQIPNIDDRKYPAELAGALYPNGIPIEPEDSLPELIRNNGVDEVFFAYSDVPHTYVMHKGSLVNALGATFSLLGPKFSMIKSRVPVVAVCAVRTGCGKSQTTRRVAEILMARGKRVVAIRHPMPYGDLVKQRVQRFGSLADLEKHQCTIEEMEEYEPHITRGIIVYAGVDYGAILEQAEKEADVILWDGGNNDTPFYQPDLHIVVVDPLRPGHEITYHPGETNLRMADCLVINKEVEASLEDLRTVKNHIRVYNPRAVVIDAASPIRVEHPELLAGKRALVVEDGPTLTHGEMTFGAGIVAAQRYGAALVDPRPWLKGSLIETFAKYTGIGTLLPAMGYGAEQMRDLEATINAAECDVVVIGTPIDLRRIIKLNKPSVRVFYDLQEIGEPTLQDVLARF, via the coding sequence ATGTCGAAGCGGAAAGCCATTATCATGGGTGCTGCAGGCCGGGATTTCCACAATTTTAACCTCTATTTCCGTCAGAATTCCGACTATGAGGTGGTCGCCTTCACCGCGACCCAGATCCCCAACATCGACGACCGCAAATACCCGGCTGAATTGGCTGGTGCACTCTATCCCAACGGTATCCCTATCGAGCCCGAAGATAGCCTGCCCGAGCTCATTCGCAATAACGGGGTGGACGAGGTCTTTTTTGCCTACAGTGATGTGCCACATACCTATGTCATGCACAAGGGATCCCTGGTCAACGCTCTGGGTGCGACGTTTTCCCTTCTCGGTCCCAAATTTTCGATGATCAAATCGCGCGTGCCGGTCGTGGCGGTCTGCGCGGTGCGCACAGGCTGCGGCAAGAGTCAGACCACGCGCCGAGTCGCGGAGATCCTGATGGCCCGCGGCAAGCGTGTCGTCGCCATCCGCCACCCGATGCCGTACGGCGATCTGGTCAAGCAGCGGGTGCAGCGTTTCGGGTCGCTGGCTGACCTTGAGAAGCACCAGTGTACGATCGAGGAGATGGAAGAGTACGAACCCCATATCACCCGCGGGATCATCGTCTATGCGGGCGTCGATTACGGCGCCATTCTCGAGCAAGCCGAAAAAGAGGCGGATGTCATCCTCTGGGACGGGGGGAACAACGATACTCCCTTCTACCAGCCGGACCTCCATATCGTGGTGGTGGACCCGCTGCGTCCCGGACACGAGATCACCTATCATCCTGGCGAGACCAACCTGCGTATGGCGGATTGTCTCGTCATCAACAAGGAGGTCGAGGCGAGTCTCGAGGATCTGCGAACCGTCAAGAACCACATTCGCGTCTACAATCCCCGCGCCGTGGTCATCGATGCGGCTTCCCCCATCCGCGTCGAGCATCCCGAACTGCTGGCGGGCAAACGCGCCCTGGTGGTCGAGGACGGGCCGACTCTCACCCATGGCGAGATGACCTTTGGGGCTGGCATTGTCGCCGCACAGCGCTACGGCGCCGCCCTGGTCGATCCCCGGCCTTGGCTCAAGGGATCGCTGATCGAGACTTTTGCCAAATACACGGGTATCGGTACCCTGCTGCCGGCCATGGGGTATGGTGCGGAGCAAATGCGCGACCTCGAAGCCACCATCAACGCGGCCGAGTGCGATGTCGTCGTCATCGGAACCCCTATCGATCTCCGCCGCATCATCAAGCTCAACAAACCGAGCGTGCGCGTCTTTTACGATCTGCAGGAGATCGGCGAGCCGACCCTGCAAGATGTCCTGGCGCGTTTTTAG
- the dusB gene encoding tRNA dihydrouridine synthase DusB: MILAGTEIAQPVVLAPLAGWTDTVFRQICKEFGVGLIFTEMASADALVRNKTRTMDICRFTAAERPIGIQLFGAEAETLGRAAAIVAAELQPDFIDINFGCPAKKVVKRGGGSALMRDLSLLEAIGRAVVSASPIPVTAKLRAGWNDHVVVEACQQLEAVGIAAVTIHPRTQKMGFKGAADWRLIAAVKEAVRIPVIGNGDVTCAADALRMFAETGCDLVMIGRAAQGNPWIFHQTIAMLRDGIEIPPPAAAERLRLCLHHLDLQEETYGAQVAVLTMRKHIASYLKGLPHATEVKAQIFRQTNIAQVRRELQAYRTSILPAAAGA; this comes from the coding sequence GTGATTCTTGCAGGCACAGAGATAGCACAACCCGTCGTCCTCGCACCCCTGGCGGGCTGGACCGATACGGTTTTCCGGCAAATTTGCAAAGAGTTCGGCGTGGGCCTTATTTTCACCGAGATGGCCAGCGCCGACGCCCTTGTGCGCAACAAGACGCGGACGATGGATATTTGCCGCTTTACAGCGGCGGAGCGTCCCATCGGCATCCAGCTTTTTGGCGCTGAGGCAGAGACCCTGGGGCGGGCAGCGGCCATCGTCGCTGCCGAACTACAGCCCGATTTCATCGATATCAATTTTGGCTGTCCCGCCAAGAAAGTTGTAAAACGGGGCGGGGGATCGGCGCTGATGCGCGATCTTTCGCTGCTTGAGGCGATCGGCCGGGCGGTGGTCAGCGCCAGCCCGATCCCGGTGACCGCAAAGCTCAGGGCCGGTTGGAATGACCACGTCGTTGTTGAAGCCTGTCAGCAACTCGAGGCCGTCGGCATCGCAGCGGTCACCATCCACCCCCGCACCCAAAAGATGGGATTCAAGGGGGCAGCGGATTGGCGGCTGATTGCAGCAGTCAAAGAGGCGGTCCGCATCCCGGTGATTGGCAATGGCGATGTCACCTGCGCTGCGGATGCCCTACGTATGTTTGCGGAGACCGGCTGCGATCTGGTCATGATCGGCCGAGCGGCTCAGGGCAATCCTTGGATTTTTCATCAGACCATCGCAATGTTGCGCGATGGCATTGAAATACCACCGCCCGCCGCAGCGGAACGGCTGCGTCTCTGCCTCCATCACCTCGATCTCCAGGAAGAGACCTATGGCGCGCAGGTGGCCGTCCTCACCATGCGCAAGCATATCGCCAGCTATCTCAAAGGGCTGCCCCACGCCACTGAGGTCAAGGCGCAGATTTTCCGCCAGACCAACATCGCCCAGGTCCGGCGTGAATTGCAGGCGTATCGGACGTCCATTTTGCCGGCGGCTGCCGGCGCTTGA
- a CDS encoding glycoside hydrolase family 97 protein yields the protein MKRSMLFWLAGLISTAALSAAEVRLDSPDGQIQLKVMVGENIRYAVFWHGSEVIRPSEISLLLDNNRHVGAAPRLQKSSRSSVDQLLEPVVRQKSTRIRDRYNEILLDFKGNYSLRFRAYDNGAAWRWETRFPGRVKVLYEQALFDFAGDQKIYFGEEPSFYSHQERLFLPTRLQEITSRRQAVAPVLVEVDKGPRVLISEVDLKDYPGLWFTGSDQRATTLVGRFPAVVLKDTTTSDRDVKPLVRADYIAETAGTRTYPWRLMVLAGRDADLISNSLVYQLSQPEKIRDAAWIKPGKVAWDWWNALNLFGVDFKAGLNTATYKHYIDFAAEYGLDYVILDEGWYTLGNVLAVNPEINMEELLAHARSKKVGIILWVTWKSLLDQLQPALAQYAAWGIKGIKIDFMQRDDQWMVNYYWKIAEAAAGYHLLVDFHGAYKPAGLERAWPNVLTREGVKGLENVKWSRDITPEHDVTLPFTRMAVGPMDYTPGAMVNATPEQFHPVFDMPMSMTTRCHQMALYVVYESPLQMLADSPSRYRQEPECTRFIAAVPAVWDTTIVLDARIADYVLIARRSGSTWYLGALTDGFARQLDLDLSFLPSGRYALTLFVDGPNAERVAMDYTRVVRSVTAGDPLRLDLAPGGGAVAMLTPEK from the coding sequence ATGAAACGATCGATGCTATTCTGGCTGGCCGGGCTGATCTCCACGGCGGCCCTTTCCGCTGCAGAGGTGCGTCTGGACTCTCCGGACGGCCAAATCCAGCTCAAGGTGATGGTCGGAGAGAACATCCGCTATGCTGTTTTCTGGCACGGCAGCGAGGTGATCCGGCCCTCCGAAATCTCGCTGCTTCTCGATAACAACCGTCATGTCGGAGCGGCACCGCGGCTGCAAAAGAGCAGCCGCAGCAGCGTCGACCAACTGCTCGAGCCTGTGGTCCGGCAAAAAAGCACCCGGATACGCGACCGCTATAACGAGATCCTGCTCGACTTCAAGGGGAACTACAGCCTCCGCTTCCGCGCCTACGACAACGGCGCAGCCTGGCGGTGGGAGACCCGCTTCCCCGGCCGTGTCAAGGTGCTTTACGAACAGGCGCTTTTCGATTTCGCCGGCGACCAGAAAATCTATTTCGGCGAGGAACCCAGTTTCTACAGCCATCAGGAACGCCTCTTTCTGCCGACGCGCCTGCAGGAGATCACCAGCCGCCGCCAGGCCGTGGCGCCCGTCCTGGTCGAAGTGGACAAGGGCCCACGCGTGCTGATCTCCGAGGTGGATCTGAAGGATTATCCGGGCCTCTGGTTCACCGGCAGCGACCAGCGCGCTACGACTCTGGTCGGCCGCTTCCCAGCTGTTGTTCTGAAAGACACCACAACCTCCGACCGCGATGTCAAACCCCTGGTGCGGGCCGATTATATTGCCGAGACCGCCGGAACCCGCACCTACCCCTGGCGCCTGATGGTCCTGGCCGGCCGCGATGCCGACCTCATCAGCAACAGCCTGGTTTACCAGCTTTCCCAGCCGGAGAAGATCAGGGATGCCGCCTGGATCAAACCGGGCAAGGTGGCGTGGGACTGGTGGAACGCCCTTAATCTATTTGGCGTCGATTTCAAGGCGGGGCTCAATACCGCCACGTACAAACACTATATCGATTTCGCCGCGGAGTATGGACTGGACTATGTGATCCTCGACGAGGGCTGGTACACACTCGGCAACGTCCTGGCGGTCAATCCGGAGATCAACATGGAGGAACTGCTGGCGCACGCCCGCTCCAAAAAGGTCGGCATCATCCTCTGGGTGACCTGGAAAAGCCTGCTCGACCAGCTCCAGCCGGCCCTGGCGCAATATGCCGCCTGGGGTATCAAGGGTATCAAGATAGATTTCATGCAGCGGGACGATCAATGGATGGTCAACTATTACTGGAAGATCGCTGAAGCGGCGGCAGGATACCATTTGCTGGTCGATTTTCACGGGGCGTACAAGCCGGCCGGACTTGAGCGCGCCTGGCCAAATGTGCTCACCCGCGAAGGGGTCAAGGGGCTGGAAAATGTTAAATGGAGCCGCGACATCACCCCGGAGCATGACGTAACCCTGCCCTTCACCCGCATGGCCGTTGGCCCGATGGATTACACCCCGGGAGCGATGGTCAATGCGACGCCGGAGCAGTTCCACCCCGTCTTCGACATGCCGATGAGCATGACCACGCGCTGCCATCAGATGGCGCTGTATGTCGTCTACGAAAGTCCGCTGCAGATGCTCGCCGACTCGCCGAGCCGTTACCGTCAAGAGCCCGAGTGCACCCGTTTCATCGCAGCGGTGCCTGCGGTCTGGGATACGACGATCGTCCTCGATGCCCGGATCGCCGACTATGTGCTGATCGCCCGCCGCAGCGGCTCGACCTGGTATCTAGGCGCCCTGACCGACGGTTTCGCCCGGCAGCTGGATCTCGATCTCTCCTTTCTGCCATCGGGGCGGTATGCCCTGACGCTTTTTGTCGACGGTCCCAACGCCGAACGCGTAGCGATGGATTACACCCGGGTAGTTCGGAGTGTCACCGCAGGCGACCCGCTCCGGCTCGATTTGGCGCCGGGCGGCGGCGCGGTCGCGATGCTGACGCCGGAGAAGTAA